A single region of the Elizabethkingia sp. JS20170427COW genome encodes:
- the mutY gene encoding A/G-specific adenine glycosylase, with protein sequence MKNNIEKALFVKLTWKIISWYLFHGRKLPWRETKDPYKIWISEIILQQTRVTQGMQHYLNFIERFPTVEDLHNASNDEVMLYWKGLGYYSRALNLHAASHQIVEEYQGEFPTSFLDLQQLKGVGKYTAAAIASICFQEKVPAIDGNFYRFFSRIFADGFDISSPKAYSYFYELILPYVPEIEPGDFNQAIMDLGATICKPKNPECEICPVKEDCLASQIGKVDAYPVKTKKVKAQDLDLTYYLIKNKEYFLARKRGDDFIWKNLYELAPSIPDDWQDNIVSYKNIKHKLTHKNLNIDLYVVEIEDEDFHQFAKDASYIIMTWEESHQFSFPKPLEMVLELYSEVEN encoded by the coding sequence TTGAAAAATAATATAGAAAAAGCTCTTTTCGTGAAACTTACCTGGAAAATAATTTCATGGTATTTATTTCATGGGAGGAAGCTCCCGTGGAGGGAAACAAAAGATCCTTATAAGATATGGATTTCCGAGATTATACTACAGCAAACTCGCGTTACACAAGGGATGCAACATTATCTGAATTTTATAGAAAGGTTTCCTACGGTAGAAGATTTGCATAATGCTAGTAATGATGAAGTTATGTTGTATTGGAAGGGGCTTGGGTATTACTCGAGGGCACTTAATCTCCATGCTGCATCTCACCAGATTGTAGAGGAGTATCAGGGGGAATTTCCAACATCTTTTCTAGATTTACAACAGTTGAAGGGCGTAGGGAAATATACAGCGGCAGCTATAGCAAGCATTTGCTTTCAGGAGAAAGTTCCTGCTATTGATGGTAATTTTTATCGTTTTTTTTCAAGAATTTTCGCAGACGGTTTTGATATTTCTTCTCCAAAAGCCTATTCTTATTTTTATGAACTGATTTTACCTTATGTGCCAGAAATAGAGCCAGGGGATTTTAATCAAGCCATTATGGATTTAGGAGCAACCATTTGTAAGCCTAAAAATCCAGAATGTGAGATTTGCCCTGTGAAGGAAGATTGCTTAGCCTCCCAAATAGGGAAAGTGGATGCTTATCCAGTAAAAACGAAAAAGGTAAAGGCTCAGGATTTAGATTTAACATATTATCTAATAAAAAACAAAGAGTATTTTTTAGCTAGAAAGAGAGGAGATGACTTTATATGGAAAAATCTATATGAATTAGCACCATCCATCCCGGACGATTGGCAGGATAATATCGTTTCCTATAAAAATATAAAGCATAAACTTACCCATAAAAATCTGAATATAGACCTTTATGTTGTGGAAATTGAAGATGAGGATTTCCATCAGTTTGCAAAAGATGCATCCTATATTATAATGACGTGGGAAGAATCTCATCAATTTTCGTTTCCTAAACCTTTAGAGATGGTTTTAGAATTGTATTCAGAAGTTGAAAATTGA
- a CDS encoding HU family DNA-binding protein, whose amino-acid sequence MTKAELVNTISNKLGVEKNDTQKVIEAFMQEIKTSLYNNDNVYLRGFGSFVIKTRAAKTGRNISKNTAIEIPAHNIPSFKPSKMFAEKVKTKVKVENEK is encoded by the coding sequence ATGACAAAAGCTGAATTGGTAAACACGATTTCCAATAAACTTGGGGTAGAGAAGAATGACACGCAGAAAGTTATTGAAGCTTTTATGCAAGAAATCAAAACTTCGTTGTACAATAATGACAATGTGTATTTAAGAGGTTTTGGATCTTTTGTAATTAAAACTCGTGCTGCTAAAACAGGTAGAAACATCTCTAAAAATACAGCTATAGAGATCCCTGCGCATAATATTCCTTCTTTCAAGCCTTCAAAGATGTTCGCTGAAAAAGTGAAAACCAAAGTAAAAGTTGAAAACGAGAAATAA
- a CDS encoding ribonuclease E/G, protein MKKELIISHEDDTSKIALLEEGRLFEIHEEEQNHQFVVGDLFLGKIKKLAPNLNAAFVNIGYEKDAFLHYLDLGPQILSYQKFVKDSISNKQQNASLKNFDIQKEIPKDGTIDKVLASGDSVLLQITKEPISTKGPRISTQISLTGRFLVLIPFDNKVSISKKIKNSQEKERLKTLIDSIRPEGFGVIIRTVAEGKKVAELHNDMNQLIKKWETCFKNIKKNVVPSRVLNEEDKASAILRDNFNQDFVNIICDDEQMVEDMQNYLEVIAPERRNIVQFYDSHIPLFEYYNIEKQVKQSFGKHVNIPSSKGAYLVIEHTEALHVVDVNSGNNISASQTNKTHALNVNKMAATEIARQLRLRDMGGIIVIDFIDMTDPDHRKQLFEHLKEEMKRDKARHKILPPSKFGLIQITRQRVRPEKHIETAEENPNKDDEILPPIVTVERMEEMIRSFLPKEKGKLYLHVHPFVEAYLTKGLMSIQNKWFLKYKKWVTIIPRDSFKYLEYKLYNAKKEELMSDSN, encoded by the coding sequence ATGAAGAAAGAATTAATTATTTCTCATGAAGATGACACCTCAAAGATAGCTCTACTGGAAGAAGGTAGGCTCTTCGAAATCCATGAAGAGGAGCAGAACCATCAATTTGTAGTGGGCGATCTTTTTTTGGGTAAAATTAAAAAGCTTGCCCCTAATCTAAATGCCGCTTTCGTAAATATTGGTTACGAAAAGGATGCTTTTTTGCATTATTTAGATTTAGGTCCGCAAATTCTCTCCTACCAAAAATTTGTAAAAGACAGCATCTCCAACAAACAGCAAAACGCCAGTCTTAAAAATTTCGATATCCAAAAAGAAATCCCTAAAGACGGTACTATTGATAAAGTTTTGGCATCTGGCGATAGCGTACTCTTACAAATTACCAAAGAACCTATCTCTACCAAAGGACCGCGTATTTCTACACAAATATCCTTAACAGGTAGATTCTTAGTATTAATACCTTTTGACAACAAAGTTTCCATTTCAAAAAAAATTAAAAACTCCCAGGAAAAAGAAAGGCTAAAAACTTTAATTGATAGTATTAGACCTGAAGGCTTTGGAGTTATTATCCGTACGGTTGCTGAAGGTAAAAAAGTTGCTGAACTTCATAATGACATGAATCAGCTAATCAAAAAATGGGAAACTTGCTTTAAAAACATTAAAAAAAACGTTGTCCCTTCCAGAGTTCTTAATGAAGAAGACAAGGCTTCTGCCATACTGAGAGACAACTTCAACCAAGATTTTGTTAATATCATTTGTGATGATGAACAAATGGTAGAAGACATGCAAAATTACCTTGAAGTGATTGCACCAGAGCGTAGAAATATCGTACAGTTTTACGACTCTCATATCCCACTTTTCGAATATTACAATATCGAAAAACAAGTAAAACAATCCTTTGGTAAACACGTTAATATCCCAAGCTCTAAAGGAGCTTATCTAGTGATAGAACACACCGAAGCTTTACATGTGGTAGATGTAAATTCCGGAAATAACATTTCAGCGAGCCAGACCAATAAAACTCACGCTCTTAACGTGAACAAAATGGCTGCGACAGAAATAGCAAGACAGCTCAGATTAAGAGATATGGGCGGAATTATCGTTATCGACTTCATCGACATGACAGATCCCGACCACCGTAAACAACTTTTTGAGCACTTAAAAGAAGAGATGAAACGGGATAAGGCCCGACATAAAATCCTTCCTCCTAGTAAATTTGGGCTGATACAAATTACCCGACAAAGGGTACGTCCTGAAAAACATATTGAGACGGCTGAAGAAAACCCAAATAAAGATGATGAAATCCTACCTCCAATAGTTACGGTAGAACGGATGGAAGAGATGATAAGAAGCTTTTTACCTAAAGAAAAAGGAAAACTATATCTTCATGTACACCCTTTCGTAGAGGCTTACCTTACCAAAGGGCTCATGAGTATCCAAAACAAATGGTTCTTGAAATATAAAAAATGGGTAACCATTATTCCTAGAGATTCATTTAAATATTTGGAATACAAGCTTTACAATGCTAAAAAGGAAGAGCTAATGAGCGATTCCAATTAA
- the kdsA gene encoding 3-deoxy-8-phosphooctulonate synthase, translating to MIQSLSNIKHKDSKNFFLIAGPCAIESEDLAMEIAGKVVELTNKYNIPYIFKGSFKKANRSRIDSFTGIGDVKALEILQKVGKTFDIPTTTDIHETQHAALAAQYVDVLQIPAFLVRQTDLVVAAAQTGKAVTLKKGQFLSAESMKFAVDKVKDSGNNNVAIIERGNSFGYTDLVVDFRGIPVMQNYAPVIMDITHSLQQPNQNTGVTGGRPELIGTIAKAAIAVGADGIFIETHPDPSVAKSDGANMLKLDLLDELLEKLTRVREAIL from the coding sequence ATGATACAGAGTTTAAGCAATATAAAGCATAAAGATTCCAAAAACTTTTTTCTAATAGCAGGCCCTTGTGCGATAGAAAGTGAAGATTTGGCAATGGAAATAGCAGGTAAAGTAGTAGAACTTACCAATAAATATAATATTCCTTATATTTTTAAAGGTTCTTTTAAAAAAGCGAATCGTTCAAGAATCGATAGCTTTACAGGAATAGGGGATGTTAAAGCATTGGAAATTCTACAAAAAGTAGGGAAAACTTTTGATATTCCTACAACGACCGATATTCACGAAACCCAGCATGCAGCTTTAGCGGCCCAATATGTAGATGTACTTCAGATCCCAGCATTTTTAGTTCGTCAAACCGATTTAGTAGTTGCGGCAGCCCAAACAGGAAAAGCGGTTACTTTGAAAAAAGGTCAGTTCCTTTCTGCGGAGTCAATGAAGTTTGCAGTAGATAAAGTAAAAGATTCTGGTAATAATAACGTTGCGATTATTGAACGAGGAAATTCTTTTGGATATACCGATTTAGTAGTTGATTTTAGAGGAATTCCGGTAATGCAAAATTACGCTCCTGTAATTATGGATATTACCCACTCATTACAACAGCCTAACCAAAATACAGGGGTAACAGGAGGCCGCCCAGAGCTTATTGGTACTATTGCAAAAGCGGCTATTGCAGTAGGTGCAGATGGTATTTTTATTGAAACTCACCCAGACCCATCAGTGGCGAAATCAGATGGAGCTAATATGTTGAAATTAGATCTTTTAGATGAATTACTGGAAAAATTAACCAGGGTAAGAGAAGCGATTTTGTAA
- a CDS encoding NADH:flavin oxidoreductase, translating to MNTENIHQSVAQIFSPTKLGPITLPTPVIKAATSEGRSPEGKVTQALIDFHLDFIKGGVGMTTLAYCAISKVGFATPGEILMARENIEGLKKFTQAMHDAGGLASAQLGHAGPLATKQITGYQPIAPSKFMNPTSFQTRREITLKEIEEITEQFAEAAEVAADSGFDAVELHFGHLYLVSAFMSPWINKRKDQYGGSIENRTRFAKEILLKVKERVKDRLAIIIKLSMDDGIKGSIWLDESTQTAKILDETGAVDAFELTMGSSVAKQMYLFHGEADIDGMAATQKGNLKWFGKKIIGEYPYKDLYMLEAARQFQPIVKNAKLILLGGINDFSHISQAFREGFHFVAIGRALLREPEIINNIIKNPYKSGLCIHCNKCMFSVYSTINCVFTKDYATSSQKAV from the coding sequence ATGAATACAGAAAATATACATCAGAGCGTAGCGCAAATTTTCAGCCCTACAAAATTAGGTCCCATTACTTTACCAACGCCAGTCATAAAAGCAGCTACCAGCGAAGGTAGAAGCCCGGAAGGAAAAGTAACTCAGGCTTTAATTGATTTTCATTTAGATTTTATCAAAGGAGGCGTTGGGATGACAACTTTGGCTTATTGTGCCATTTCCAAAGTGGGATTTGCTACACCAGGGGAAATTTTAATGGCCAGAGAAAATATCGAAGGATTGAAGAAATTCACTCAAGCTATGCACGATGCTGGTGGATTGGCTTCTGCTCAGCTGGGACATGCTGGACCGCTAGCTACCAAGCAAATTACCGGCTATCAACCGATTGCACCTTCAAAATTTATGAATCCTACGAGCTTCCAGACGCGTAGAGAAATTACATTAAAGGAAATAGAAGAAATTACCGAACAATTTGCTGAGGCTGCTGAAGTTGCCGCAGATTCAGGCTTTGATGCGGTAGAATTGCATTTCGGACACTTGTATTTGGTATCTGCGTTTATGAGCCCGTGGATTAACAAACGTAAAGATCAATACGGCGGTTCCATTGAAAACAGAACTCGTTTTGCTAAAGAAATACTACTGAAAGTAAAGGAACGTGTAAAAGACCGTTTGGCTATTATCATCAAACTATCGATGGACGATGGGATTAAAGGTTCTATTTGGCTGGACGAATCTACACAAACGGCGAAAATCCTGGATGAAACAGGTGCTGTAGATGCTTTTGAGCTAACCATGGGATCTTCGGTGGCTAAACAGATGTACCTTTTCCATGGGGAAGCCGACATCGACGGAATGGCAGCTACCCAAAAAGGAAACTTGAAGTGGTTCGGTAAAAAAATTATTGGCGAATATCCTTACAAAGATCTTTATATGCTGGAAGCTGCAAGACAGTTTCAGCCTATTGTAAAAAATGCAAAACTGATTTTATTGGGAGGCATCAATGATTTCAGCCATATTTCTCAGGCTTTTAGAGAAGGATTCCACTTTGTAGCCATAGGAAGAGCTTTGCTCAGAGAGCCTGAAATCATCAATAACATCATCAAAAATCCATACAAAAGCGGACTATGCATCCATTGCAATAAATGCATGTTCTCGGTATATTCCACCATCAACTGTGTATTTACCAAGGACTACGCAACATCATCGCAAAAGGCGGTGTAA
- a CDS encoding AraC family transcriptional regulator: MVLELTDIGSRQDKKAFQNYSRAEFLSLQFMTLARKHYKEQVKLDFYADKLAVSIKYISETVKSVTGKTAKEILGELRISHARLLLSTSDLDVAQIAYKLSYDSPASFSKFFKQTEGVSPKEYRKSHYA; the protein is encoded by the coding sequence ATGGTTTTAGAATTAACCGACATCGGAAGTCGGCAAGACAAAAAGGCTTTTCAGAATTACAGCCGAGCAGAATTTCTCTCTTTACAGTTTATGACTTTGGCCAGAAAGCATTATAAAGAGCAGGTGAAATTGGATTTCTACGCCGACAAATTAGCTGTTTCCATTAAGTATATTTCGGAAACGGTAAAAAGTGTTACCGGAAAAACAGCTAAAGAAATATTGGGAGAATTACGGATTTCTCATGCCCGTTTACTTCTTTCTACCAGCGATTTGGATGTTGCACAGATTGCCTACAAACTTTCTTATGACTCACCTGCTTCATTTTCAAAGTTTTTCAAACAAACGGAAGGTGTTTCCCCTAAAGAATACAGAAAATCACATTATGCGTGA
- a CDS encoding AraC family transcriptional regulator yields MTSYESLHKTLSFYGVNCHKPYYISSGNPIFNYPTTPFRLDFYALCICTEGYLQVEIDNQQYNISQYNFLISAPSTIIKFLHSSEDFRMKLLFFDQNFLLKNLSDPFILEKLGIFKNLSFSIQTADEDQANLLLRLLEYLHDKTRIAGKFSEDIVRTIVFNILLEVAEIIHAERAQFPEDPQQEGNTPFLKFLKLVQLHVIQHRDIQFYADLLFVSGKHLIKIVKKSSGKTPLQLINETLLKEAYILLNNPELTFSEIAYQLNFCSASTFGRFFKKHTQMSPSEFRNTQIH; encoded by the coding sequence ATGACCTCTTATGAAAGTCTTCACAAAACCTTATCTTTTTATGGCGTAAACTGTCATAAACCGTATTACATCTCGTCTGGGAATCCTATTTTCAATTATCCAACAACCCCTTTTCGGTTGGATTTTTATGCTTTATGTATTTGTACAGAAGGTTATTTGCAGGTAGAAATAGACAATCAGCAATACAATATCTCCCAATACAACTTCCTGATTTCTGCACCTTCTACGATTATCAAATTTCTTCATTCTAGTGAAGATTTCAGAATGAAGCTACTTTTCTTTGATCAAAATTTTCTTTTGAAAAATTTGAGTGATCCATTTATTTTAGAAAAACTTGGGATTTTTAAAAATCTTTCTTTTAGCATTCAAACTGCAGACGAAGATCAGGCCAACCTTCTACTCCGACTTTTAGAATACCTTCATGATAAAACAAGAATAGCAGGAAAATTCTCCGAAGATATCGTCCGTACTATTGTTTTCAATATTCTATTAGAAGTTGCCGAAATCATTCATGCTGAAAGAGCTCAATTTCCAGAAGACCCACAGCAAGAAGGAAATACTCCATTTTTGAAATTCTTAAAATTAGTTCAGCTACATGTAATCCAACATCGCGATATTCAATTTTATGCAGATTTACTTTTCGTTTCGGGAAAACATCTTATTAAGATTGTCAAAAAATCCAGTGGAAAAACACCCCTTCAATTGATTAATGAAACTCTGCTAAAAGAAGCTTATATCTTACTGAATAATCCTGAACTTACTTTTTCTGAAATTGCCTATCAACTAAACTTTTGTTCTGCCTCTACCTTCGGTAGATTTTTCAAGAAACACACCCAAATGTCTCCTTCTGAATTTAGAAATACCCAAATCCATTAA
- a CDS encoding oleate hydratase — MKTVTSKFDKVLNASPEYGHVNHQPDSSKEKQRNTPQKSMPFSDQIGNYQRNKGIPTQSFTDSKVYIIGSGIAGMSTAYYFIRDGKIPAENITFLEQLHIDGGSMDGAGNAKDGYIIRGGREMDMTYENLWDIFQDIPALEMPAPYSVLDEYRLLNDNDPNYSKARLIHNQGLVKDFSKFGLNKKDQLAIIKLLLKKKEELDDLSIQDYFSESFLNSNFWTFWRTMFAFENWHSLLELKLYMHRFLHAIDGLNDLSALVFPKYNQYDTFITPLRNFLKEKGVQINLNTLVKDLDIHINTEGKVVEGLITEQNGEEIKIPIRENDFVIVTTGSMTEDTSYGTNKKAPILGIDNSNSGESAGWKLWKNLAAKSEIFGKPEKFCGNIEKSAWESATLTCKPSALVEKLKEYSVNDPYSGKTVTGGIITITDSNWLMSFTCNRQPHFPEQPNDVLVLWVYSLLMDREGNYIKKAMPECTGDEILAELCYHLGISDQLENVQQNTIVRTAFMPYITSMFMPRAKGDRPAVVPEGCKNLGLIGQFVETNNDVVFTMESSVRTARIAVYQLLHLNKQVPDINPLQYDIRHLLKATKTLNDDQPFLGEGILRKILKGTYYEHILPGTDTEEVEHESFIIEQFKKFKDWMKGIKG, encoded by the coding sequence ATGAAAACGGTTACCTCTAAATTCGACAAAGTACTGAACGCATCACCAGAATATGGTCATGTAAATCATCAACCCGATTCCAGCAAAGAAAAACAACGCAACACTCCACAAAAATCGATGCCTTTCTCTGATCAAATTGGAAATTACCAAAGAAACAAAGGCATCCCAACCCAATCTTTTACGGATTCTAAAGTCTATATCATCGGGAGTGGAATTGCCGGGATGTCTACTGCCTACTATTTCATAAGAGATGGTAAAATCCCTGCAGAAAATATCACTTTCTTAGAACAACTCCACATTGATGGTGGATCTATGGACGGAGCAGGGAATGCTAAAGACGGCTATATCATCCGAGGAGGAAGAGAAATGGATATGACTTATGAAAATCTATGGGATATTTTCCAAGATATTCCAGCTCTTGAAATGCCCGCACCTTATAGTGTTTTGGATGAATACCGATTGCTCAATGATAACGATCCTAACTATTCTAAAGCACGACTTATCCACAACCAAGGTTTAGTAAAGGATTTTAGTAAATTTGGACTGAATAAAAAAGATCAGTTAGCCATTATTAAACTTCTTTTGAAAAAGAAAGAAGAGTTGGATGACCTTAGTATTCAGGATTACTTTAGTGAATCTTTTCTCAATAGTAATTTTTGGACTTTCTGGAGAACCATGTTTGCCTTCGAAAACTGGCACAGCCTTTTGGAGCTGAAACTCTATATGCACCGTTTCCTTCATGCTATTGATGGACTTAATGACCTTTCGGCATTGGTCTTTCCAAAATACAACCAATACGATACTTTTATCACTCCTCTGCGAAATTTCCTTAAGGAAAAAGGAGTACAAATTAACCTAAATACCTTAGTAAAAGATTTGGATATCCACATCAATACAGAAGGAAAAGTAGTTGAAGGACTTATTACAGAGCAAAATGGTGAAGAAATAAAAATCCCTATCAGAGAAAATGACTTCGTGATTGTAACCACTGGTTCCATGACCGAAGATACCTCTTACGGAACTAACAAAAAAGCTCCTATTTTAGGAATAGATAATAGTAATAGCGGAGAAAGCGCTGGATGGAAATTATGGAAAAACCTAGCCGCTAAATCTGAAATATTTGGGAAACCCGAAAAATTCTGTGGTAATATTGAAAAGTCTGCTTGGGAATCGGCTACACTTACTTGTAAACCTTCTGCATTAGTAGAAAAACTAAAAGAATACTCTGTTAATGATCCTTATTCTGGGAAAACAGTTACTGGGGGGATTATTACCATCACCGACTCTAATTGGCTGATGAGTTTCACCTGCAACCGACAACCCCATTTCCCTGAACAACCAAACGATGTTTTAGTACTTTGGGTATATTCTTTATTGATGGACAGAGAAGGAAACTACATCAAAAAAGCCATGCCCGAATGTACAGGAGACGAAATCCTTGCGGAATTGTGTTACCACTTAGGCATTTCTGATCAGCTGGAAAATGTACAACAAAACACCATTGTAAGAACTGCTTTTATGCCTTACATCACCTCTATGTTTATGCCAAGAGCAAAAGGAGACCGCCCAGCTGTTGTTCCTGAAGGATGTAAAAACCTTGGACTAATAGGTCAGTTTGTAGAAACCAATAATGACGTAGTGTTCACCATGGAAAGTTCTGTAAGAACAGCCCGTATCGCAGTTTATCAGTTGCTTCATCTCAACAAACAAGTTCCGGATATCAACCCATTACAATACGATATCCGACATCTTTTAAAAGCCACAAAAACCCTAAATGATGATCAACCATTCCTAGGAGAAGGGATATTGAGAAAAATCCTGAAAGGAACTTATTATGAACACATTTTACCCGGAACTGACACCGAAGAAGTAGAACATGAATCTTTCATCATAGAACAATTCAAGAAGTTTAAAGACTGGATGAAGGGAATAAAAGGATAA
- a CDS encoding 3-hydroxyacyl-CoA dehydrogenase, whose amino-acid sequence MNLKNITIAGSGVLGFQIAMQAAFHGFQVIVYDINDEVLEKAKSKFKTLSESYTTDLKASPEQLENTFNHLSYTSDLALAVKDADLLIEAVPENPQIKIDFYKKLAAVAPEKTIFATNSSTLLPSQFAEATGRPEKFLALHFANEIWKHNTAEIMGHSGTDQKVFDTVVQFAKAIGMVTLPLHKEQPGYILNSLLVPLLSAATDLLVNDIADVETIDKTWMVATGAPTGPFGILDVVGITTAYNINKIAADATGDPLKIKTVKFLKENYIDQNKLGVSTGQGFYSYPDPEYLKKYFLK is encoded by the coding sequence ATGAATTTAAAAAATATCACCATAGCTGGAAGTGGTGTTTTAGGCTTCCAAATTGCTATGCAGGCTGCTTTTCACGGTTTTCAAGTAATCGTTTATGACATCAATGATGAAGTTTTAGAAAAAGCAAAATCGAAATTTAAAACATTAAGTGAATCCTATACTACGGACTTGAAAGCCAGTCCTGAACAATTGGAAAATACATTTAATCATCTATCCTACACATCAGATCTAGCTTTAGCAGTAAAAGATGCCGATTTATTGATAGAAGCAGTACCGGAGAACCCACAAATTAAAATTGATTTCTACAAAAAATTAGCTGCTGTAGCACCAGAAAAAACCATTTTTGCAACCAATTCTTCTACTCTTTTACCAAGTCAATTTGCTGAAGCTACGGGAAGACCAGAAAAATTTCTCGCTTTGCATTTTGCCAATGAAATATGGAAACACAATACTGCGGAAATAATGGGGCATAGTGGAACGGATCAAAAAGTATTTGATACCGTTGTTCAGTTTGCAAAAGCGATTGGAATGGTCACATTACCATTGCATAAAGAGCAACCAGGATATATTCTTAACTCCTTATTAGTTCCGCTATTAAGTGCAGCAACCGATCTCTTGGTAAATGATATTGCCGATGTGGAAACCATAGACAAAACTTGGATGGTCGCTACAGGAGCTCCAACAGGACCTTTCGGGATTTTGGATGTTGTTGGTATTACAACAGCGTATAACATCAATAAAATTGCTGCCGATGCTACCGGAGATCCATTAAAAATAAAAACGGTAAAATTTCTGAAAGAAAATTATATTGATCAGAATAAATTAGGTGTTTCTACAGGTCAAGGTTTCTATTCGTATCCTGATCCAGAATATCTAAAAAAATATTTTTTGAAGTAA
- a CDS encoding alpha/beta fold hydrolase: MVDTTSAYYQNHNSTCLFYTLFQPKNTEAKATLLILHGMKEHCGRYSDFANFLANSGYAVVVYDHLGHGKTAKTPGGLGYFQKHLPVQKLIEDAKSMAELIEGLFANLPHFVMGHSMGSFITRCLLQQASYRFSGAIIMGSGGKVPIAKLGKALLSVFNQWIPDYRSPFLNKMFDKSNNFHFRKEPDDHGCNWLSRNRDNRQVFQKDPLCGVDFSINGFYALASVNVQATEKQWANQLSKDFPLFFVSGKEDPIGNFGKGIQQTIDDLKQNHFTEINMKLYPNMRHEILNENDKQVVYEDILKWLNAHC; this comes from the coding sequence ATGGTAGACACCACTTCCGCATACTATCAGAACCATAATTCTACATGCTTGTTTTATACTTTATTTCAACCTAAAAATACAGAAGCGAAAGCCACGTTGCTTATCCTTCATGGCATGAAAGAACATTGTGGGCGATATTCTGATTTTGCCAATTTTCTAGCTAATTCTGGATATGCGGTGGTGGTTTATGACCATTTAGGACATGGGAAAACTGCAAAGACTCCAGGTGGTTTAGGCTATTTTCAAAAACATCTTCCAGTACAAAAGCTTATAGAAGATGCAAAAAGTATGGCTGAACTTATAGAGGGATTGTTTGCTAATCTTCCTCATTTTGTGATGGGACATTCTATGGGTTCGTTCATTACCCGATGTTTATTGCAACAAGCATCATATCGGTTTTCTGGAGCAATTATCATGGGTTCTGGCGGAAAAGTTCCCATTGCAAAATTGGGAAAAGCACTACTTTCGGTTTTCAACCAATGGATTCCTGACTATAGAAGTCCATTCCTCAACAAAATGTTCGACAAGTCCAACAACTTCCATTTTCGAAAAGAACCCGATGATCATGGTTGCAATTGGCTTAGTAGAAACAGAGACAACCGACAGGTATTCCAAAAAGACCCACTTTGTGGAGTAGATTTTAGCATCAATGGATTTTATGCGCTAGCGAGCGTCAATGTTCAAGCTACAGAAAAACAATGGGCAAACCAGCTCTCCAAAGATTTCCCTCTATTTTTCGTTAGTGGAAAAGAAGATCCTATTGGGAATTTCGGAAAAGGAATACAACAAACCATAGACGATCTCAAGCAGAATCATTTTACAGAAATCAACATGAAGCTTTATCCCAATATGAGACATGAAATCCTGAACGAAAATGATAAGCAAGTGGTTTATGAGGATATCTTAAAATGGCTAAATGCACATTGCTAA